A region of Porites lutea chromosome 13, jaPorLute2.1, whole genome shotgun sequence DNA encodes the following proteins:
- the LOC140922872 gene encoding uncharacterized protein: MDPRKFLKRLARELGLLRNDESSSTAEQKVSQPENFQHRVHVALDENSGGFVGLPPQWKQIVEKTKSDGDSLNENARSASGTRFAQRLRHKSDDRRALDRTYLRTSRENFASLAASLDTPRSRASVADSQDLIIERLKRELREYKARNPQGITESTEDVLGRSTMQDLNIASQSMASSSRLVVSNHGRFNSTLPRSYLSNPHKFDESTAEDEGRSSIGNHVNSGLGESSKNALSPMRNRNSNGAIPNHGRFYNSTLPRSFLSDSHEFDESIEDEVFPSQHEERSSISNHKNYAESSKNALSPMKNRNSHGAIPSQSLTKLNGLRANGNVRALRRSESEV; encoded by the coding sequence ATGGATCctagaaagtttttaaaacgacTTGCCCGTGAGCTTGGTTTATTGCGAAACGATGAGTCAAGTTCGACGGCGGAGCAAAAGGTTTCTCAACCTGAAAACTTCCAACATCGTGTTCATGTGGCCCTGGATGAAAATTCAGGTGGATTTGTTGGTTTACCGCCACAATGGAAACAGATCGTTGAAAAAACTAAATCGGATGGAGATTCgctaaatgaaaacgcgcgttCTGCGTCGGGAACACGCTTCGCGCAAAGACTGCGCCACAAAAGCGACGATCGCCGCGCGTTAGATCGCACTTACTTGAGAACAAGCAGAGAAAATTTCGCAAGTCTTGCCGCTTCTTTGGACACGCCGAGGTCAAGAGCTAGTGTCGCCGACAGTCAAGATTTAATCATTGAAAGGCTAAAACGCGAGCTAAGAGAGTATAAGGCACGGAATCCACAGGGGATTACCGAATCTACCGAAGATGTGCTTGGACGTAGCACAATGCAAGACCTTAATATTGCCTCGCAATCAATGGCATCGTCATCTAGGCTTGTAGTATCAAATCATGGAAGGTTTAACAGTACACTTCCGAGGTCTTACTTGAGTAATCCGCATAAATTTGATGAATCAACTGCAGAAGACGAAGGGCGATCTTCAATAGGCAATCATGTAAATTCTGGACTGGGGGAGTCATCTAAAAACGCGCTCTCACCGATGAGGAATCGAAACTCAAATGGCGCGATTCCAAATCATGGAAGATTTTATAACAGTACACTTCCGAGGTCTTTCTTGAGTGATTCACATGAATTTGATGAATCAATAGAAGACGAGGTTTTTCCTAGTCAGCATGAAGAGCGATCTTCAATAAGCAATCACAAAAATTATGCAGAGTCATCTAAAAACGCGCTCTCACCGATGAAGAATCGAAACTCACATGGCGCGATTCCAAGCCAATCTCTAACGAAACTCAACGGTCTAAGGGCAAATGGAAACGTAAGAGCCTTACGAAGATCCGAAAGTGAGGTTTAA